The Rattus norvegicus strain BN/NHsdMcwi chromosome 9, GRCr8, whole genome shotgun sequence genome contains the following window.
GTGCACGGGCCTCTATCACTCCTAGTACAAAAGAATAGCAAAGACCTGTGACTCATTCCAACCCTTTGTTCCCAGAAGTTTCTTATCGAAACCCCTAAAGATGCCAGCACCAGAAAATACATGACAAGAGCTTCCCACTGATCTTAGGTATGAATCTCTACAGACAGTTGCCTGCACTTCCAGTGCTGCAGCAGATACCCAAAGAGCAAGATtttcaagagggaaaaagaagACTTACGACTTCCACCCAGCCATCCAGGAGATATCTAATTTtgcctttctccccccccccaacaagaacaagaacaagaacaacagcaacaacaacaacaacaacaaaaatatggcCACTCCATGATTTGATTCTTTCAGGTAAAAGGTGGGCTTCCGTGTTTCTGATATACAAGCAGAACCATTTAGGCGAACACTTTtgtcttctgttgttgttgttgttgttgttgttgttgttctcgcAAACTAAAGAATAAACCAGCTGTCAACCAGTTTACAGTGTTCTCAGAACATATGATCACTTTAATTCTGCAATGCTCTTTTCAAGTTTTTCCACAAGGGCACCCGAAAATTCACCCACCTTTTCTTCGTTTTTATAAAACTGGAAAGTCGGGAGGTGGAAGACCTCACAGTCTTGCACCAGCTGTTCACAGTCCTCAGTATCCACCTCCAAGAATATCACATCTTCATGCTTCAAAGACAGGGAATGGAAGTGTGGCCTCATCTTTCTGCAAGGGCCACACCAAGGGGCTGAGAAATCTACAGCTACCAGCTTCTCTCCAGCATCTTTGAGCACCTCCTCAAACTCTTCTTTGTCTTTGATCACTCTCACCATGCCTTCCTCCAGGGTCTCTATTTCTGCTTCAAAAGGGAAGATTTCGTTCTCCGAGGGCTGCACGTCTTCTGAAGACTTGATGTCACCTTCCTGGGACTGGACTGTGTCTTCTGGGGACACGGTGATTTCTTCCTTAGACTGCATGGTGTCTTCTGGGGACACGGTGATTTCTTCCTTGGCCTGGATGGTGTCTTCTGGGGACACGGTGATTTCTTCCTTGGCCTGGATGGTGTCTTCTGGGGACATGGTGATTTCTTCCTTGGCCTGGATGGTGTCTTCTGGGGACACGGTGATTTCTTCCTTGGCCTGGATGGTGTCTTCTGAGGGCTTAGAGATATCTCCCTCCTTGGATGGGAGGCTGTCTTTTAAGGGCTTGTGGATTTTACCCTCCTTAGGCTGGGCGGAGTCCTGTGAGGACTTGGGGATTTTGTTCTCCTTGGACTGGATGCTGTCTTTCAAGGGCTTGCGAATTTTACTCTCCTTGGACTTCATGctgtctttcacttgtttgttgaTTTTACCTCCCTTGGATTGGATGGTGTCCTGCAAGAACTTGGGTGTTTCGCTTTCCTTGGATTGAATGGTGTCTGAGGACTTGGGCATGTCCCCTTTCTTGGATTGGATGGAATCTTCTAAAGACCTGGCCGTGTCATCCTTTTTGGATTGGATGGGGTCTTCTGAGGACTTGGGCATGTCCCCATTCTTGGATTGGATGGTATCTTCTAAAGACTTGGCCGTGTCATCCTTTTTGGATTGGATGGGGTCTTCTGAGGACTTGGGCATGTCCCCTTTCTTGGATTGGATGGAGTCTTCTGAAGGCTTGAATATGTCCCCTTTCTTGGATTGGATGAGGTCTTCTGAGGACTTGGGCTTTTCAGCCTCCCTGTCATGGGTACCATTTGCTGCAGGCTTGAGAGTGCTCCCCTGTTTGGGATAGGTGGTTATTGCCAAGGACTTGGGGATGTTGCTAGAGTTGGTCTGCTTGGAGTAGCTTGAGGTTTTAGAAATGTCTTCCTGTTTCAGCTGAGTGTTTTTTGTTGAGGACTTGGGGCTCCCTTCGTGTTTGGGATAGATGGTGTTTTCTGAGAACATGGAGGTGCTACTAACCTGCTGTGGGGGCTCAGACTCTTCTGTGGACATATGAAGCATGTTGCCGACCACGGAAGCAATGACTTTTTCTTTGGACTGGGCTGTATCCAAGAACTCTGGAACCAGAAAAGCCTCATTTTTGGATAGAACCTATAACAGATTTTCTGAGCAACAACAAAGCTAAATTAAatcaaaatgcaaaagaaaaaacaaaagattgACCAAAgaagacttatttttttaaactttttttaagattttaatagatagatagatagatagatagatagatagatagatagatagatagataaagagtacactgtagctgtcttcagacgcaccagaagagagcatcggatcccattgcag
Protein-coding sequences here:
- the Txndc2 gene encoding thioredoxin domain-containing protein 2 isoform X1 — translated: MQSKCGKQANDLKMITELFLKEFLDTAQSKEKVIASVVGNMLHMSTEESEPPQQVSSTSMFSENTIYPKHEGSPKSSTKNTQLKQEDISKTSSYSKQTNSSNIPKSLAITTYPKQGSTLKPAANGTHDREAEKPKSSEDLIQSKKGDIFKPSEDSIQSKKGDMPKSSEDPIQSKKDDTAKSLEDTIQSKNGDMPKSSEDPIQSKKDDTARSLEDSIQSKKGDMPKSSDTIQSKESETPKFLQDTIQSKGGKINKQVKDSMKSKESKIRKPLKDSIQSKENKIPKSSQDSAQPKEGKIHKPLKDSLPSKEGDISKPSEDTIQAKEEITVSPEDTIQAKEEITMSPEDTIQAKEEITVSPEDTIQAKEEITVSPEDTMQSKEEITVSPEDTVQSQEGDIKSSEDVQPSENEIFPFEAEIETLEEGMVRVIKDKEEFEEVLKDAGEKLVAVDFSAPWCGPCRKMRPHFHSLSLKHEDVIFLEVDTEDCEQLVQDCEVFHLPTFQFYKNEEKVGEFSGALVEKLEKSIAELK
- the Txndc2 gene encoding thioredoxin domain-containing protein 2 isoform 2 (isoform 2 is encoded by transcript variant 2); its protein translation is MECCETPPPEFLDTAQSKEKVIASVVGNMLHMSTEESEPPQQVSSTSMFSENTIYPKHEGSPKSSTKNTQLKQEDISKTSSYSKQTNSSNIPKSLAITTYPKQGSTLKPAANGTHDREAEKPKSSEDLIQSKKGDIFKPSEDSIQSKKGDMPKSSEDPIQSKKDDTAKSLEDTIQSKNGDMPKSSEDPIQSKKDDTARSLEDSIQSKKGDMPKSSDTIQSKESETPKFLQDTIQSKGGKINKQVKDSMKSKESKIRKPLKDSIQSKENKIPKSSQDSAQPKEGKIHKPLKDSLPSKEGDISKPSEDTIQAKEEITVSPEDTIQAKEEITMSPEDTIQAKEEITVSPEDTIQAKEEITVSPEDTMQSKEEITVSPEDTVQSQEGDIKSSEDVQPSENEIFPFEAEIETLEEGMVRVIKDKEEFEEVLKDAGEKLVAVDFSAPWCGPCRKMRPHFHSLSLKHEDVIFLEVDTEDCEQLVQDCEVFHLPTFQFYKNEEKVGEFSGALVEKLEKSIAELK
- the Txndc2 gene encoding thioredoxin domain-containing protein 2 isoform 1 (isoform 1 is encoded by transcript variant 1), translated to MFKKNQKLSKDKGLEVNSVQAGAPEESDVKLNNGGKANERGSNEFLDTAQSKEKVIASVVGNMLHMSTEESEPPQQVSSTSMFSENTIYPKHEGSPKSSTKNTQLKQEDISKTSSYSKQTNSSNIPKSLAITTYPKQGSTLKPAANGTHDREAEKPKSSEDLIQSKKGDIFKPSEDSIQSKKGDMPKSSEDPIQSKKDDTAKSLEDTIQSKNGDMPKSSEDPIQSKKDDTARSLEDSIQSKKGDMPKSSDTIQSKESETPKFLQDTIQSKGGKINKQVKDSMKSKESKIRKPLKDSIQSKENKIPKSSQDSAQPKEGKIHKPLKDSLPSKEGDISKPSEDTIQAKEEITVSPEDTIQAKEEITMSPEDTIQAKEEITVSPEDTIQAKEEITVSPEDTMQSKEEITVSPEDTVQSQEGDIKSSEDVQPSENEIFPFEAEIETLEEGMVRVIKDKEEFEEVLKDAGEKLVAVDFSAPWCGPCRKMRPHFHSLSLKHEDVIFLEVDTEDCEQLVQDCEVFHLPTFQFYKNEEKVGEFSGALVEKLEKSIAELK
- the Txndc2 gene encoding thioredoxin domain-containing protein 2 isoform X2, producing MLHMSTEESEPPQQVSSTSMFSENTIYPKHEGSPKSSTKNTQLKQEDISKTSSYSKQTNSSNIPKSLAITTYPKQGSTLKPAANGTHDREAEKPKSSEDLIQSKKGDIFKPSEDSIQSKKGDMPKSSEDPIQSKKDDTAKSLEDTIQSKNGDMPKSSEDPIQSKKDDTARSLEDSIQSKKGDMPKSSDTIQSKESETPKFLQDTIQSKGGKINKQVKDSMKSKESKIRKPLKDSIQSKENKIPKSSQDSAQPKEGKIHKPLKDSLPSKEGDISKPSEDTIQAKEEITVSPEDTIQAKEEITMSPEDTIQAKEEITVSPEDTIQAKEEITVSPEDTMQSKEEITVSPEDTVQSQEGDIKSSEDVQPSENEIFPFEAEIETLEEGMVRVIKDKEEFEEVLKDAGEKLVAVDFSAPWCGPCRKMRPHFHSLSLKHEDVIFLEVDTEDCEQLVQDCEVFHLPTFQFYKNEEKVGEFSGALVEKLEKSIAELK